From a region of the Corallococcus coralloides DSM 2259 genome:
- a CDS encoding protealysin inhibitor emfourin, translating to MRIELKREGGVAFFPGLARPRTVDLAALPPATAEALQREVREARFFEQPATVGASPQRGADRTSYSVTIEDDGGRRHSVRLVEPVTEPHLRSLLELIQKAEREQRAP from the coding sequence ATGCGAATCGAGCTCAAACGGGAGGGAGGCGTCGCCTTCTTCCCGGGCCTCGCCAGGCCCCGCACCGTGGACCTGGCGGCCCTGCCTCCCGCCACGGCGGAGGCGCTCCAGCGGGAGGTGCGAGAGGCCCGCTTCTTCGAGCAGCCGGCCACCGTGGGGGCTTCCCCCCAGCGGGGCGCGGACCGGACGAGTTACTCCGTCACCATCGAGGACGACGGCGGTCGGAGGCACTCGGTCCGGTTGGTGGAGCCCGTGACGGAGCCGCACCTGCGCTCCCTGCTGGAGCTCATCCAGAAGGCCGAGCGGGAGCAGCGCGCCCCCTAG
- a CDS encoding M91 family zinc metallopeptidase → MTSIGKPGSRPTSSSVSSQPVKAPVTAKPNAVKAAVAQRMKDGFDAAPRAGAASRPVLSAEIRSGEGAGGVGGALGKAAGKAAGKAAGGLGEALGKIAGRVGSALAGPQVSTNADGRTVVDLGAGNNTATVSQNKDGGLTIKSGSDTVTLTAEQAKGAIINGGDGNDSITVDASVTQDVTLDGGAGDDKLTGGKGNDTLIGGAGNDTILGGDGKDTLKGQDGDDYLEGGAGDDRIQGGAGRDVLYGLDGNDSLSGGSGRDYIDGGAGDDRASGGAGDDQVIGGRGNDTLSGGSGNDAVAGGAGQDTVRGGTGTDKLYVEENETTADATGGEREIVDMTDADQRGRSVTVSGSADFQARVQSDLDAMRSLPSGQELLRTLDDSGHTTTIKETSSGNSASAQNKDDAWFNADGTPGKGTNGTVNYNTTRISLGSEDWMNRPPVVALFHELVHASDYANGTLALGEKNGVNNRETSAVGLPIDLDQDPSTPDVVQGGRPGENVLRDDLNLPTRPRY, encoded by the coding sequence ATGACCTCGATTGGAAAGCCTGGTTCGCGCCCCACCTCGTCCTCCGTGAGCTCGCAGCCGGTGAAGGCTCCCGTCACGGCGAAGCCCAACGCGGTGAAGGCCGCCGTCGCGCAGCGGATGAAGGACGGCTTTGACGCGGCCCCGCGCGCGGGCGCCGCTTCCCGGCCGGTGCTGTCCGCGGAGATCCGCTCCGGTGAGGGCGCCGGGGGCGTCGGTGGCGCCCTGGGCAAGGCGGCGGGCAAGGCGGCGGGCAAGGCGGCCGGCGGCCTTGGCGAAGCGCTGGGCAAGATCGCGGGCCGCGTGGGCAGCGCCCTCGCCGGGCCGCAGGTGAGCACGAACGCGGACGGCCGCACGGTGGTGGACCTGGGCGCGGGCAACAACACCGCGACGGTGTCGCAGAACAAGGACGGCGGGCTGACCATCAAGTCCGGCAGCGACACGGTGACGCTGACGGCGGAGCAGGCCAAGGGCGCCATCATCAACGGCGGTGACGGCAACGACTCCATCACCGTGGACGCGAGCGTCACGCAGGACGTCACCCTGGATGGCGGCGCGGGCGACGACAAGCTCACCGGCGGCAAGGGCAACGACACGCTCATCGGCGGCGCCGGCAACGACACCATTCTTGGCGGCGACGGCAAGGACACGCTGAAGGGCCAGGACGGCGACGACTACCTGGAGGGCGGCGCGGGCGATGACCGCATCCAGGGCGGCGCGGGCCGCGACGTGCTCTACGGCCTGGATGGCAACGACTCCCTGTCCGGCGGCAGCGGCCGGGACTACATCGACGGCGGCGCGGGCGATGACCGGGCCTCCGGCGGCGCGGGGGACGACCAGGTCATCGGCGGGCGCGGCAACGACACGCTGTCCGGTGGCTCGGGCAACGACGCGGTGGCGGGTGGCGCGGGCCAGGACACCGTCCGCGGCGGCACGGGCACGGACAAGCTCTACGTGGAGGAGAACGAGACCACCGCCGACGCGACCGGGGGCGAGCGCGAAATCGTCGACATGACGGACGCCGACCAGCGCGGCCGCTCGGTGACGGTGTCGGGCAGCGCGGACTTCCAGGCGCGCGTGCAGTCGGACCTGGACGCGATGCGCTCGCTGCCCTCGGGCCAGGAGCTGCTGCGCACGCTGGATGACAGCGGCCACACCACGACCATCAAGGAGACCTCCAGCGGCAACTCCGCGTCCGCGCAGAACAAGGACGACGCCTGGTTCAACGCGGACGGCACGCCGGGCAAGGGCACCAACGGCACGGTGAACTACAACACCACGCGCATCTCGCTGGGCAGCGAGGACTGGATGAACCGCCCGCCCGTCGTCGCCCTGTTCCACGAGCTGGTGCACGCCTCGGACTACGCCAACGGCACGCTGGCGCTCGGTGAGAAGAACGGCGTGAACAACCGCGAGACGTCCGCGGTGGGCCTGCCCATCGACCTGGACCAGGACCCGTCCACGCCGGACGTGGTGCAGGGCGGCCGCCCCGGAGAGAACGTCCTCCGCGACGACCTGAACCTGCCCACCCGCCCGCGCTACTAG
- a CDS encoding porin, translating to MTLASSHRSVLQALLAGTALFFSSSSVAQETPPESAPKGEVAPPTEEKEKEKEKSKPWYESIRLRGYTQVRYNRLPSFRTNDSLINDQGDRFLGRDTGFGIRRARLVIFGDVHPHVSIYLQPDFASVIGDQYNVAVMRDWYADIFVDAKKEFRFRVGQSKVPFGFENLQSSQNRLALDRNDAINSALKDERDVGVFFYWAPSHIRERFKFLVDSGLKGSGDYGVVGLGVYNGQTANRAERNNSPHAVARVSYPFLFGSQYVEVGTGAYYGRFNLSASPRDDAAYALARGPNMVDARAIVSLTVYPQPLGFQAEYNIGRGPSLGSSPDDALLIDSRNLQGGYAQLMYKLDGVVGVSLIPYVRGTLYKGGKKFETNAPRYDVRELELGAEWQLWKALELTAAYVIADRTSSRYPYVQEQGHVTRLQLQFNY from the coding sequence ATGACCCTCGCTTCGTCCCACCGCTCCGTCCTTCAGGCCCTGCTGGCTGGTACCGCGCTCTTCTTCTCCTCTTCCTCCGTGGCCCAGGAGACTCCTCCCGAGTCCGCTCCCAAGGGCGAGGTCGCGCCTCCCACCGAGGAGAAGGAAAAGGAAAAGGAGAAGAGCAAGCCCTGGTACGAGAGCATCCGCCTCCGGGGCTACACGCAGGTCCGCTACAACCGGCTGCCCAGCTTCCGGACGAACGACTCGCTCATCAACGACCAGGGCGACCGCTTCCTGGGCAGGGACACCGGCTTCGGCATCCGCCGCGCGCGGCTCGTCATCTTTGGGGACGTGCACCCGCACGTGTCCATCTACCTGCAGCCGGACTTCGCCTCCGTCATCGGTGACCAGTACAACGTCGCCGTCATGCGGGACTGGTACGCGGACATCTTCGTGGACGCGAAGAAGGAGTTCCGCTTCCGCGTGGGCCAGTCCAAGGTGCCGTTCGGCTTCGAGAACCTCCAGTCCAGCCAGAACCGCCTCGCGCTGGACCGCAACGACGCCATCAACAGCGCGCTGAAGGACGAGCGCGACGTGGGCGTGTTCTTCTACTGGGCGCCCTCGCACATCCGCGAGCGCTTCAAGTTCCTCGTCGACAGCGGCCTCAAGGGCTCTGGCGACTACGGCGTGGTGGGCCTGGGCGTCTACAACGGCCAGACGGCCAACCGCGCCGAGCGCAACAACAGCCCCCACGCCGTCGCGCGCGTCAGCTACCCCTTCCTCTTCGGCTCCCAGTACGTGGAGGTCGGCACCGGCGCCTACTACGGCCGTTTCAACCTCAGCGCGTCCCCGCGCGATGACGCGGCCTATGCGCTCGCGCGTGGCCCCAACATGGTGGATGCCCGCGCCATCGTCAGCCTGACGGTCTACCCGCAGCCCCTGGGCTTCCAGGCCGAATACAACATCGGACGCGGGCCGTCGCTGGGCTCGAGCCCGGACGACGCGCTGCTCATCGACAGCCGGAACCTGCAGGGGGGCTACGCGCAGCTCATGTACAAGCTGGACGGCGTGGTGGGCGTGTCGCTCATCCCCTACGTGCGCGGCACCCTCTACAAGGGCGGCAAGAAGTTCGAGACCAACGCCCCCCGCTACGACGTGCGCGAGCTGGAGCTGGGCGCGGAGTGGCAGCTCTGGAAGGCGCTGGAGCTGACGGCCGCCTACGTCATCGCGGACCGCACCTCGTCGCGCTACCCGTATGTCCAGGAGCAGGGGCACGTGACGCGCCTCCAGCTCCAGTTCAACTACTGA
- a CDS encoding acyl-CoA thioesterase, which translates to MSDAETADRYRFFLPITTRWMDNDVYGHINNVTYYSYFDTVANHYLIHEGGLDIHTGEVIGLVVESKCAYRAPLAYPDRLRAGLCVDRLGNRSVTYGIAIFKEGEEQAAAHGHFVHVFVDRRTRRAVAMPDRLRDALAKLVVAPREQA; encoded by the coding sequence GTGTCCGACGCAGAGACGGCCGACCGCTACCGTTTCTTCCTGCCCATCACCACGCGGTGGATGGACAACGACGTGTACGGCCACATCAACAACGTCACCTACTACAGCTACTTCGACACGGTCGCGAACCACTACCTCATCCACGAGGGCGGCCTGGACATCCACACGGGCGAGGTCATCGGGCTGGTGGTGGAGTCGAAGTGCGCCTACCGCGCGCCGCTCGCGTATCCGGACCGCCTGCGCGCGGGCCTGTGCGTGGACAGGCTGGGCAACCGCTCGGTCACCTACGGCATCGCCATCTTCAAGGAAGGGGAGGAGCAGGCGGCGGCGCACGGCCACTTCGTGCACGTCTTCGTGGACCGGCGGACGCGGAGGGCCGTGGCCATGCCCGACCGGTTGCGCGACGCGCTGGCGAAGCTGGTCGTGGCGCCGCGCGAGCAGGCCTGA
- a CDS encoding M4 family metallopeptidase, protein MPPYVNRQIAQNGSPQQRAKALRTLSVDTTLRAIRLSSLSAPQLGRRLAPRLMAMETQKLRTIYDMHNTENFLGTVARNEGGDDTGDPAVDEAYVGLGGTYDLYWEVFGRNSIDGNGMPLNAHVHYGSNYNNAFWDGERMVFGDGDGDLFNRFTISVDVIGHELAHGVTEFEGPLEYLYQSGALNESMSDVFGSLVKQRLLNQTAEQADWLIGAGLFTDKVQAKALRSMKDPGTAFDDQMLGKDPQPAHMKDFVKTFEDGGGVHINSGIPNKAFCIAATNLKGYAWEKAGLIWLETLRDPRLKPNASFLSFARLTVTAAARLYGSGDEEKIVRDAWNQVGIKASKERAGEPAWTPQMQKQAAQPVERKH, encoded by the coding sequence GTGCCGCCGTACGTCAACCGGCAGATTGCCCAGAACGGCTCGCCACAGCAGCGTGCGAAGGCCCTGCGGACTCTCTCCGTTGACACCACCCTGCGCGCCATCCGCCTGTCGAGCCTCAGCGCGCCCCAACTGGGCAGGCGACTGGCGCCCCGCCTCATGGCCATGGAGACCCAGAAGCTCCGCACCATCTACGACATGCATAACACCGAGAACTTCCTGGGAACGGTGGCTCGCAACGAGGGAGGCGACGACACGGGTGACCCGGCGGTCGACGAGGCCTACGTCGGCCTGGGCGGGACCTACGACCTCTACTGGGAGGTCTTCGGGCGCAACTCGATTGACGGGAACGGCATGCCCCTCAACGCGCACGTCCACTATGGCAGCAACTACAACAACGCCTTCTGGGACGGCGAGCGCATGGTGTTCGGCGACGGCGATGGCGACCTCTTCAACCGCTTCACCATCTCGGTGGACGTCATCGGTCACGAGCTCGCCCACGGCGTGACGGAGTTCGAGGGGCCTCTTGAGTACCTCTACCAGTCGGGCGCGCTCAATGAGTCCATGTCGGACGTCTTCGGCTCGCTCGTGAAGCAGCGACTGTTGAATCAGACGGCGGAGCAGGCCGACTGGCTCATTGGTGCGGGACTCTTCACCGACAAGGTCCAGGCCAAGGCCCTGCGCTCCATGAAGGACCCGGGGACCGCGTTCGACGATCAGATGCTTGGCAAGGACCCGCAGCCGGCCCACATGAAGGACTTCGTGAAGACGTTTGAAGACGGCGGAGGCGTGCACATCAACTCCGGCATTCCCAACAAGGCTTTCTGCATCGCGGCCACCAACCTGAAGGGCTACGCGTGGGAGAAGGCTGGCCTCATCTGGCTGGAGACGCTGCGCGACCCCCGGCTGAAGCCCAACGCCTCGTTCCTCTCCTTCGCCCGGCTCACCGTAACGGCGGCCGCCCGCCTCTACGGCAGCGGCGACGAGGAGAAGATCGTGCGTGACGCCTGGAACCAGGTGGGCATCAAGGCCTCCAAGGAGCGGGCAGGCGAGCCGGCCTGGACGCCGCAGATGCAGAAGCAGGCCGCGCAGCCGGTGGAGCGCAAGCACTAG